A single genomic interval of Zobellia nedashkovskayae harbors:
- a CDS encoding Kelch repeat-containing protein produces MKFKNLLFISTSLLIFGACSSDDLQIDVPDTDTEQPEGEDPEEEQVPGNNAPEAFNLITLDNGAADIDLNPLLTWSSATDPDGDELTYKLLLDITASPETILAEDITATEFSITEGLERNKVYYWKVVANDGNGGKTESTEIFSFSTKGYTFSETALTANAEFSKRRNHSITEFNGKLWMIGGQNDNSNYKDVWSSVDGKTWKLVAEDPFGFGGKNNHTAIVFKNKFWIIGGGFSDIWSSTNGIDWVRNDLSGPFGSREGHSTLVYDNKLWVIGGTKVTEQMNDVWYSEDGITWTEAASSTQFSPRTDHTTVVFNDKMYLMGGTTIQDFSPLFYNDIYTSTDGINWTEVATESVFEIRANHTSLVYDNKMWVIGGWQAVTNQETMEQDVVSFADVWYSDNGTQWNKLSGSDSYTGRLGHASTVFENKILISGGLNIDQDDNLRSHYNDVWVIE; encoded by the coding sequence TGGCGCATGTTCTAGTGATGATTTACAAATTGATGTCCCAGATACGGATACCGAGCAACCGGAAGGCGAAGACCCGGAAGAAGAACAAGTACCTGGAAATAACGCTCCTGAAGCATTCAATCTTATAACTTTAGATAATGGTGCAGCAGATATTGATTTAAATCCGCTTTTAACTTGGTCTAGTGCTACAGACCCAGATGGTGACGAGCTTACCTATAAACTTCTTTTAGATATAACAGCATCACCAGAAACTATTCTAGCAGAAGATATAACAGCAACTGAGTTCTCTATAACCGAAGGTTTGGAACGAAACAAAGTATATTATTGGAAAGTTGTTGCTAATGATGGTAATGGAGGTAAAACCGAAAGTACCGAAATTTTTAGCTTTAGCACTAAGGGTTATACGTTTTCAGAAACTGCTTTAACCGCTAATGCGGAATTTAGTAAACGAAGAAATCATAGTATTACAGAATTTAATGGTAAATTATGGATGATAGGTGGTCAAAACGACAACTCAAATTACAAAGACGTATGGTCTTCTGTAGATGGGAAAACCTGGAAGTTAGTGGCAGAGGATCCTTTTGGATTTGGTGGTAAAAACAATCATACCGCTATCGTTTTCAAAAACAAGTTTTGGATTATTGGTGGAGGTTTTAGTGATATCTGGTCCTCTACTAATGGTATAGATTGGGTACGGAATGATTTATCCGGTCCATTTGGCTCTAGAGAAGGTCATTCTACCCTTGTTTATGATAACAAGTTGTGGGTTATTGGTGGAACTAAGGTAACTGAACAAATGAATGATGTTTGGTATTCTGAAGACGGAATAACTTGGACAGAAGCAGCATCTAGCACACAGTTCTCACCACGTACAGACCATACTACGGTAGTATTTAATGATAAAATGTATTTAATGGGGGGAACTACAATTCAAGATTTCTCACCTTTATTCTATAATGATATTTATACGTCTACAGATGGCATAAACTGGACGGAAGTAGCTACTGAATCTGTATTTGAAATTCGTGCTAATCATACCTCTTTAGTGTATGACAACAAAATGTGGGTCATTGGTGGCTGGCAAGCAGTAACGAATCAAGAAACTATGGAGCAAGACGTTGTTTCATTCGCAGATGTATGGTATTCAGATAATGGAACCCAATGGAATAAACTGAGCGGTAGCGATTCTTATACCGGAAGATTAGGACATGCCTCAACTGTTTTCGAAAATAAAATACTTATCTCTGGTGGATTGAATATTGACCAAGATGATAATCTTAGAAGTCATTACAATGATGTATGGGTCATTGAGTAA